The following are encoded in a window of Polynucleobacter sp. VK25 genomic DNA:
- a CDS encoding DUF1854 domain-containing protein, whose amino-acid sequence MNKTHQLERDALGRLVFIDNKGERHVGVHPVRAFPITAPDAGVGIMNQSGKELCWFPNMSAISEAELGLIEEELAEREFMPVIEKITKVSTFATPSIWDIETDRGPTRIRLKAEEDIRRIAGNTLLIADSNGLQFLIKDSTQLDKVSKKLLDRFR is encoded by the coding sequence ATGAACAAGACTCATCAACTAGAGCGTGATGCACTAGGTCGCCTGGTCTTCATTGATAACAAAGGTGAGCGACATGTGGGCGTTCATCCAGTAAGAGCATTTCCAATTACTGCACCTGATGCGGGTGTTGGCATCATGAATCAATCTGGGAAAGAGCTTTGCTGGTTCCCAAATATGAGTGCGATCTCTGAAGCTGAATTAGGATTGATTGAGGAAGAGTTGGCTGAGCGTGAGTTCATGCCAGTGATTGAAAAAATTACTAAGGTCTCCACTTTTGCTACACCAAGCATTTGGGATATTGAAACGGACCGTGGTCCTACCCGAATTCGCCTGAAGGCTGAAGAAGACATTCGCAGAATTGCTGGCAATACATTGCTGATTGCAGATTCAAATGGCCTGCAGTTCCTCATTAAGGACTCCACGCAACTGGATAAAGTCAGCAAAAAACTATTAGATCGATTCCGTTAA
- a CDS encoding tripartite tricarboxylate transporter substrate binding protein, protein MKLKGALLSTALALGVVGVSPAFAAWEPNKPVEFIIPAGPGGGADQMARMIQGIITKNNLMKQAIIPVNKGAGAGAEGFLAMKEAKGDPNKIVITLSNLFTTPLATGVPFNWQDITPVAMLALDQFVLWDNAEKPYKTAKEYIDAAKAAGPGKFKMGGTGSKSEDQIITVAIEKATGAKFTYIPFKGGGDVAVQLVGNHVDSSVNNPIEAVAQWRANKLRALCVFDDTRMPYKEKVTDTQSWYDIPTCKEAGVTTDYTMLRGIFMAPGVTQEQVDFYVELFKKVRATPEWKKFMIDGAFNQTFMSGKEFRNWLTLNEALHKQLMSEAGFLAK, encoded by the coding sequence ATGAAGTTAAAAGGGGCGTTGTTATCTACCGCTTTAGCCCTCGGTGTAGTTGGCGTTTCACCTGCTTTTGCAGCATGGGAGCCAAACAAGCCAGTTGAGTTCATTATTCCTGCCGGTCCCGGCGGTGGTGCTGACCAAATGGCTCGTATGATTCAAGGGATCATCACCAAAAATAATTTGATGAAGCAGGCAATTATTCCTGTGAATAAAGGTGCTGGTGCGGGTGCTGAAGGCTTCTTGGCAATGAAAGAAGCCAAGGGCGATCCAAATAAGATTGTGATCACACTCTCCAATTTGTTTACTACTCCATTAGCAACCGGTGTTCCTTTTAACTGGCAAGACATCACTCCAGTGGCGATGTTGGCGCTTGACCAATTCGTTTTGTGGGACAACGCTGAAAAGCCTTACAAGACAGCAAAGGAATACATCGATGCCGCTAAAGCAGCGGGTCCTGGCAAATTCAAAATGGGTGGTACTGGCTCCAAGTCTGAAGACCAGATCATCACTGTAGCAATTGAAAAGGCAACTGGCGCTAAGTTCACATACATCCCGTTTAAAGGGGGTGGCGACGTTGCAGTTCAGTTGGTTGGTAATCACGTAGATTCTTCTGTGAACAACCCAATTGAAGCAGTTGCTCAATGGCGTGCAAATAAATTACGTGCACTGTGCGTATTTGATGACACACGTATGCCATACAAAGAGAAGGTTACGGATACTCAGTCATGGTACGACATCCCAACCTGTAAAGAAGCTGGCGTAACAACTGACTACACTATGTTGCGTGGTATTTTCATGGCTCCTGGTGTAACTCAAGAGCAAGTTGACTTCTATGTTGAGTTGTTTAAGAAAGTTCGCGCTACTCCAGAGTGGAAGAAGTTCATGATTGATGGGGCGTTTAACCAAACATTTATGAGTGGTAAAGAGTTTAGAAACTGGCTTACATTGAATGAAGCTTTACACAAGCAGTTAATGTCTGAAGCTGGCTTCTTGGCCAAGTAA
- a CDS encoding tripartite tricarboxylate transporter TctB family protein, translating into MSEHTNNLKEDSVISVRAMDIITAIVFLAIGLTVMVGSIKLGASWGSDGPEAGYFPFYISLIMMLSSAVTLYQAAIVNKNKKTETFVEREPFKQVMAVLLPAIVFVLGVQLIGIYVSSVFYIAIFMVWLGKYPLWKAIAVSIGVSVALYLMFEFWFQVPLPHGSWFNPLEFLGVQ; encoded by the coding sequence ATGTCTGAACATACAAATAATTTAAAAGAAGACTCAGTAATTAGCGTGAGAGCAATGGATATCATCACTGCGATCGTATTTCTTGCGATTGGTCTGACGGTGATGGTAGGCAGCATTAAATTAGGTGCCAGCTGGGGTAGCGATGGTCCAGAGGCCGGCTATTTCCCTTTCTACATTAGCTTGATCATGATGCTTTCGAGCGCGGTAACTCTTTATCAGGCAGCGATCGTTAATAAGAACAAGAAAACTGAAACATTTGTTGAGAGAGAGCCTTTCAAGCAAGTGATGGCGGTTTTATTGCCAGCGATTGTGTTTGTTCTGGGTGTGCAACTCATTGGTATTTATGTTTCCTCAGTGTTTTACATTGCCATCTTCATGGTTTGGTTGGGTAAATATCCATTGTGGAAAGCGATTGCAGTTTCAATTGGTGTGAGCGTAGCTCTGTACCTCATGTTCGAGTTCTGGTTCCAGGTTCCATTGCCACATGGCTCATGGTTTAACCCGCTCGAATTCTTGGGTGTGCAATAA
- a CDS encoding ABC transporter ATP-binding protein: protein MKPLILPFAPVLPSYWEAVLANQASPVKSPDALLAWVELDLDDELRFEKSLLLLGDEGLVWTDGKVFESWKLGQSTHLVHGDHAGVGHLRLETPDKLLRAWNFTLAVNPQVLRLQSSFKQLTRGEEISSGEVSEYDKQVCPACLSPKPANSDSCPTCDPEDDAPPSTWTLFKLWRFARPYKKQLLLGFVLTLLSTGATLIPPYLTMPLMDHVLIPYERGNPIDFHLASMYLLALFGAAIVAWGLGWWKTYLLALVSERIGADLRNTTFEHLLKLSLEYFGGKRTGDLIARIGAETDRICVFLSLYALDFATDVLMITMTAAILVSIDPLLALVTLAPLPFIVWMIHVVRDRLRFGFEKIDRIWSEVTNILADTIPGIRVVKAFAQEDRELKRFVDSNKHNLQINDRVNRVWGLFSPTVTLLTETGLLVVWGFGIWQVAHQKVTVGVLIAFLAYIGRFYIRLDSMSRIVSHTQKAAAGAKRIFDILDHVSSVPEPINPAPLGEVKGRISLRGVGFRYGNRAVTKGIDLDIAPGEMIGLVGHSGSGKSTLVNLICRFYDVSSGSVSLDGRDIRSIAISDYRKRIGLVLQEPFLFFGTIAENIAYGKPDATREEIIEAARAAHAHEFILRLPLGYDSLVGERGQSLSGGERQRISIARALLINPSILILDEATSSVDTTTEKEIQRALDNLVKGRTTIAIAHRLSTLRKADRLVVLDKGEIVEIGSHDQLMEAQGAYYTLYQAQLRHAAELVEGGAIGESLEEEKAEQQEEKLEEAAKKIGGGV, encoded by the coding sequence ATGAAGCCACTAATCCTACCTTTTGCTCCCGTGCTACCAAGCTATTGGGAGGCTGTTTTAGCCAATCAGGCATCTCCAGTAAAGAGCCCTGACGCCTTGCTAGCATGGGTTGAGCTCGATCTGGACGATGAGTTGCGCTTTGAAAAAAGCCTGCTTTTGCTTGGTGACGAAGGTCTGGTTTGGACGGATGGTAAGGTATTTGAATCCTGGAAGTTGGGTCAGAGCACCCATTTAGTCCATGGCGATCATGCGGGAGTGGGGCATTTACGCCTAGAAACTCCCGATAAATTATTGAGGGCTTGGAATTTCACTCTGGCTGTGAATCCCCAAGTTCTGCGCCTGCAATCAAGCTTTAAGCAGTTGACTCGTGGTGAGGAAATCAGCAGCGGTGAGGTTAGTGAGTATGACAAGCAGGTTTGCCCGGCTTGCTTGAGTCCAAAACCAGCAAATTCTGATTCTTGTCCCACGTGCGATCCGGAGGATGACGCACCCCCATCTACTTGGACACTCTTCAAACTTTGGCGTTTTGCACGTCCTTACAAAAAGCAATTACTACTTGGTTTTGTATTAACTCTGTTGTCTACGGGCGCAACTTTAATTCCGCCGTATCTGACGATGCCATTAATGGATCATGTTTTGATTCCATACGAGCGCGGTAACCCGATTGATTTTCATTTAGCCAGCATGTATCTCTTGGCTTTATTTGGTGCTGCGATCGTTGCATGGGGACTGGGCTGGTGGAAAACGTATCTTCTTGCCTTGGTGAGTGAGCGTATTGGCGCCGATTTACGAAATACCACTTTTGAGCATTTACTTAAGCTTTCATTGGAATATTTTGGTGGCAAGAGAACGGGTGATTTAATTGCTCGTATTGGTGCAGAGACCGATCGCATCTGCGTCTTCCTCTCCCTTTATGCACTTGACTTTGCGACCGATGTCTTGATGATCACCATGACAGCGGCAATCCTGGTATCGATCGATCCTTTGCTGGCCCTGGTCACCCTGGCACCATTGCCATTCATCGTGTGGATGATTCATGTAGTGCGTGATCGTTTGCGTTTTGGTTTTGAAAAGATTGATCGCATCTGGTCTGAAGTGACAAATATTTTGGCCGATACCATTCCAGGTATTCGAGTGGTCAAAGCATTTGCCCAAGAAGATCGCGAGCTCAAGCGCTTTGTAGACTCCAATAAACACAATCTACAAATCAATGATCGCGTCAATCGCGTATGGGGCTTATTCTCACCTACGGTAACTTTGCTTACTGAAACGGGTTTACTGGTGGTGTGGGGTTTTGGTATCTGGCAAGTTGCACATCAGAAAGTCACCGTTGGTGTCTTGATTGCATTCTTAGCGTATATCGGACGTTTTTATATCCGTTTAGATTCCATGAGTCGGATTGTTTCTCATACACAGAAAGCGGCAGCTGGCGCCAAGCGTATTTTCGATATTTTGGATCACGTCTCCAGCGTTCCGGAGCCTATTAATCCAGCGCCATTAGGCGAGGTTAAAGGCCGTATTTCCTTGCGTGGCGTGGGTTTCCGTTATGGCAATCGTGCGGTTACTAAGGGGATTGATTTAGATATTGCTCCAGGCGAAATGATTGGTCTGGTAGGTCACAGCGGATCCGGCAAAAGTACTTTAGTGAACTTAATTTGTCGCTTCTATGATGTCAGCTCTGGATCTGTTTCATTGGATGGGCGCGATATTCGTAGTATTGCCATTTCCGACTACCGCAAGCGCATTGGCTTGGTATTACAAGAGCCGTTTTTATTCTTTGGCACCATCGCAGAAAATATTGCCTACGGCAAACCAGATGCCACTCGTGAAGAAATCATTGAGGCTGCTCGTGCAGCTCATGCTCACGAATTTATTCTCCGTCTGCCTTTAGGTTACGACTCCTTAGTTGGGGAGCGTGGTCAGTCTCTCTCCGGTGGTGAGCGTCAACGCATTTCAATTGCACGTGCATTGCTGATCAATCCAAGCATTCTGATTTTGGATGAAGCGACCTCATCAGTCGACACAACCACGGAAAAAGAAATTCAGCGCGCTTTAGATAATCTGGTTAAAGGTCGCACCACGATTGCCATCGCACACCGCCTCTCCACTTTAAGGAAAGCAGATCGCTTAGTTGTCTTGGATAAAGGTGAGATTGTAGAAATAGGTTCTCACGATCAATTGATGGAAGCTCAGGGTGCTTATTACACCTTGTATCAAGCTCAACTGCGTCATGCTGCAGAGCTCGTTGAGGGTGGCGCTATTGGCGAAAGTTTAGAAGAAGAAAAAGCAGAGCAGCAAGAAGAAAAACTAGAGGAAGCGGCTAAGAAAATTGGGGGTGGGGTATGA
- a CDS encoding tripartite tricarboxylate transporter permease → MEEISALFNGFAVAMTPFNLLLMLVGVTLGVIIGVLPGLGGANGIAILLPLTFTMPPTSAIIMLSCIYWGALFGGAITSVLFNIPGEPWSVATTFDGYPMARNGKAGEALTAAFTSSFVGAFFAIVMITFLAPLVAKFALQFGPPEFFSVYLLTFCSFVGMNKGSPFKTISAMMLGFALATVGMDTVTGQLRLTFGHPELMRGFDFLIAVIGLFGIGEILLSMEEGLAFQGAAAKIRGKVVLETWKELPKYWATSLRSCLIGCWMGITPGGATPASFMAYGVAKRVSKEGDKFGTGKMEGIVAPETAAHAAGTSALLPMLSLGIPGSPTAAVLLGGLLIWGLQPGPLLFVEKPDFVWGLIASMYLGNLAGLFVVLTCVPLFASILRIPFSIIAPVIIVICAVGAYTVHNATFDVWLMLGFGVLGYVFKKLDYPMAPMVLALVLGDRAEDSFRQSMLISQGSLDVFFSNYLVAGISSVALLLLFWPLIGKVIGKKKVSAA, encoded by the coding sequence TTGGAAGAAATTAGCGCTCTATTCAACGGCTTTGCCGTTGCAATGACACCCTTTAACTTATTGTTGATGTTGGTTGGTGTAACCCTCGGTGTGATCATCGGCGTGTTGCCTGGCCTTGGCGGTGCAAACGGTATTGCAATTCTGTTGCCGTTGACATTCACAATGCCACCTACATCCGCAATCATCATGTTGTCCTGTATTTACTGGGGCGCATTGTTTGGCGGGGCGATTACATCCGTTCTATTTAATATTCCTGGTGAACCTTGGTCAGTGGCGACAACCTTTGATGGTTATCCAATGGCCCGTAATGGTAAAGCTGGCGAAGCGTTGACAGCTGCTTTCACATCATCATTTGTGGGTGCATTCTTCGCAATTGTGATGATTACCTTCTTGGCGCCTTTGGTTGCTAAGTTTGCATTGCAGTTTGGCCCACCAGAGTTCTTCTCGGTATACCTGCTGACCTTCTGTAGCTTCGTAGGCATGAATAAGGGCTCACCATTCAAAACAATTTCCGCCATGATGCTTGGCTTTGCCCTAGCAACTGTTGGTATGGATACCGTTACAGGTCAATTGCGTTTGACATTCGGCCATCCAGAATTGATGCGTGGCTTTGACTTCTTGATCGCGGTGATCGGCTTGTTCGGTATTGGCGAGATTCTCCTGTCAATGGAAGAGGGCTTGGCATTCCAAGGCGCAGCTGCAAAGATTCGCGGCAAGGTTGTTTTGGAAACTTGGAAAGAGTTACCAAAATACTGGGCTACTTCATTGCGCAGCTGCTTGATTGGTTGCTGGATGGGTATCACTCCAGGCGGCGCCACACCTGCATCCTTTATGGCTTATGGTGTAGCTAAGCGCGTATCTAAAGAAGGCGACAAGTTTGGTACCGGCAAAATGGAAGGCATCGTTGCTCCAGAAACAGCGGCTCACGCAGCTGGTACATCTGCACTTCTTCCAATGTTGTCCTTGGGTATTCCAGGCTCACCAACTGCAGCGGTATTGCTCGGTGGCTTGTTGATCTGGGGTTTACAACCTGGCCCATTGCTCTTCGTTGAGAAGCCAGACTTTGTTTGGGGCTTGATCGCTAGTATGTACTTGGGTAACTTGGCTGGCTTGTTTGTTGTATTAACTTGCGTGCCATTGTTTGCCTCCATCTTGAGAATTCCATTCTCAATCATTGCTCCAGTCATTATTGTGATTTGTGCGGTGGGCGCATATACCGTTCACAACGCGACTTTTGACGTTTGGTTGATGTTGGGCTTCGGTGTATTGGGTTATGTCTTCAAGAAACTCGATTACCCAATGGCACCAATGGTCTTGGCCTTGGTATTGGGCGACCGTGCGGAAGACTCCTTCCGTCAGTCAATGCTGATCTCACAAGGCAGCTTGGATGTATTCTTCTCCAACTACCTGGTAGCAGGCATTTCTTCAGTAGCTCTGCTCCTCCTCTTCTGGCCATTGATCGGCAAGGTGATTGGTAAGAAGAAGGTTTCTGCTGCATAA